A genomic region of Marinobacter sp. NP-4(2019) contains the following coding sequences:
- a CDS encoding helix-turn-helix transcriptional regulator, translating into MKKTDWPIRWDLLLRYRLIEIIALWEGRLTTNHICHSFGIGRQQASKDINTYLRELAPDNLVYDRHLKGYVPAEDFSPVVTRGHANEYLDLLARQEHLSDTFETLNINLPDSTVVQGPHRVVQPGVMRAVVTATRHGRQLKTGYASLAQPGISQRTLEPHTLVCVGHNWHLRAWCETTGEFSDFALSRFRGEPEAVRLRSRRTVHHDDEWNRQLTLVLTPDSRLSKERQDIIATDYGMANHRLELTTRAALAPYVLSRLGVAMDTPHPDPLVQQLELANPEDVGRGTLHQQKTVKAVAGLC; encoded by the coding sequence ATGAAAAAAACGGACTGGCCCATCCGGTGGGATCTGCTGCTTCGCTACCGCCTGATTGAGATAATTGCCCTGTGGGAAGGACGGCTGACAACCAACCATATCTGTCACAGCTTCGGCATCGGTCGGCAGCAGGCCTCCAAGGATATCAACACCTATCTGCGGGAGCTGGCTCCCGATAATCTGGTTTACGACCGCCACCTGAAAGGCTATGTACCGGCTGAAGACTTCAGCCCGGTCGTCACTCGCGGCCACGCCAATGAGTATCTGGACCTGCTGGCCCGACAGGAACACCTGAGCGATACCTTCGAAACACTGAACATTAATCTTCCGGACAGTACCGTCGTGCAGGGCCCCCACCGGGTGGTTCAACCGGGTGTCATGCGCGCCGTGGTCACCGCGACCCGGCACGGACGCCAACTGAAAACCGGCTATGCCTCACTGGCGCAGCCAGGCATCAGTCAGCGCACCCTGGAACCTCACACCCTGGTCTGCGTTGGCCACAACTGGCACCTGCGTGCCTGGTGCGAAACCACCGGGGAGTTCAGCGATTTTGCCCTGAGCCGGTTCCGCGGCGAGCCGGAAGCGGTTCGTCTGCGGTCTCGTCGCACGGTCCATCACGATGACGAATGGAATCGCCAACTGACGCTGGTACTGACACCAGACAGCCGCCTTAGCAAGGAACGCCAGGACATCATTGCCACCGACTACGGCATGGCCAACCACCGCCTGGAACTGACCACCCGTGCGGCACTCGCTCCCTATGTCCTGTCGCGACTGGGGGTTGCGATGGATACGCCACACCCGGACCCACTGGTTCAGCAACTGGAGCTGGCCAACCCGGAAGACGTGGGCCGCGGCACCCTTCACCAGCAAAAAACCGTGAAAGCGGTGGCGGGGCTTTGCTAG
- a CDS encoding ExeM/NucH family extracellular endonuclease: MKSHATDYLTTLLTLLMLWLPAGAIADTCGSPATAISQVQGSQARSPLVGQQVTVEGVVTLDSRHRGGFRGFYLQQADGETDGDPTTSEGLFVYTNRKTGRVGHRVRVRGRIKEFHGLTELTDIRLLKDCGKATLPAPASVRLPWPGARAPEHLENMRVAVAAPLTVIDNYNLARYGELTLANAPQSIPTNIMPPGSEAVQLQERQQLHRLLLDDNHGVRYPEPPPWPTPALAANNTVRAGDTVSALDGVLDYRFGAWRLQPISRPHFHTDNHRPAAPERATGANLRVVTLNLENYFNGDGQGGGFPTPRGAKTPEQFEQQNRRLAATLTAPDPDIVAVAELENDGHDKDSAMAALARALGPDWRPVVSGDSSGNDVIQTGLFYRADRVEPLGQAHRLNAGPYRNLGRRPLAQAFRPRGLAASVRIIVPHLKSKACRGANGAERDQGDGQGCYNQRRTNAARALVQWADSLPDMPGLAGTLITGDLNSYAREEPLTVFRNAGYDSMVHRFHPCGSTSTGCPHATYRYKGRHGSLDYALASETLAARVIGAWSWPVNAGEPGALGYQGSVQVPEAFPWRSSDHNPVITDLAL; this comes from the coding sequence GTGAAATCACATGCCACCGATTACCTGACCACACTACTTACTTTACTGATGCTCTGGCTCCCGGCCGGAGCAATCGCTGACACCTGTGGCTCACCCGCAACGGCCATTTCGCAAGTTCAGGGCTCCCAGGCCCGATCCCCACTGGTCGGCCAACAGGTGACCGTTGAGGGCGTCGTTACCCTGGATTCCCGCCACCGGGGTGGATTTCGCGGTTTTTATCTGCAACAGGCCGACGGCGAAACGGATGGCGACCCGACCACCTCAGAGGGCCTGTTCGTCTATACCAACCGAAAAACCGGGCGGGTCGGCCACCGGGTGCGGGTACGGGGCAGGATCAAGGAATTCCACGGCTTGACGGAGCTGACCGATATTCGGTTGCTGAAAGATTGTGGTAAAGCCACGCTGCCGGCACCCGCCTCCGTTCGTCTGCCCTGGCCCGGCGCCCGTGCCCCGGAACACCTGGAAAACATGCGCGTGGCCGTCGCTGCCCCTCTCACTGTCATCGATAATTACAACCTCGCCCGCTATGGCGAACTGACCCTGGCCAACGCCCCCCAAAGCATACCGACCAACATCATGCCCCCCGGTTCCGAAGCCGTCCAACTGCAGGAACGTCAGCAATTACACCGGCTGTTACTGGACGACAATCACGGCGTCCGTTACCCCGAGCCACCCCCGTGGCCAACCCCCGCGCTGGCGGCAAACAACACCGTTCGCGCCGGCGATACGGTCAGTGCTCTGGACGGCGTGCTCGATTACCGTTTTGGCGCCTGGCGCCTCCAACCGATAAGCCGGCCCCACTTCCACACGGATAACCACCGACCGGCCGCCCCTGAACGGGCAACGGGGGCAAACCTCAGAGTGGTGACCCTGAACCTGGAGAACTACTTCAACGGCGATGGACAGGGTGGTGGATTCCCCACGCCACGAGGGGCCAAAACACCCGAACAGTTCGAGCAGCAGAACCGTCGTCTGGCGGCAACCCTGACTGCCCCCGATCCGGATATTGTCGCTGTCGCGGAACTGGAAAACGACGGGCACGATAAAGACAGCGCCATGGCGGCGCTGGCGCGGGCACTCGGGCCCGACTGGCGTCCGGTGGTTTCCGGCGATTCCTCCGGCAACGACGTCATTCAGACCGGCTTATTCTACCGTGCGGACCGGGTAGAACCCTTGGGTCAGGCCCACAGGCTGAATGCCGGCCCTTACCGCAACCTCGGGCGGCGCCCGCTGGCGCAGGCCTTTCGGCCACGGGGGCTGGCGGCCAGTGTGCGGATTATTGTCCCTCACCTGAAATCCAAGGCCTGTCGCGGTGCCAACGGCGCCGAACGTGACCAGGGCGATGGCCAGGGTTGCTACAATCAGCGCCGGACCAACGCGGCCCGGGCGCTGGTGCAATGGGCGGACAGCTTGCCCGACATGCCAGGCCTGGCTGGCACACTCATCACCGGCGACCTGAACAGTTATGCACGGGAAGAGCCATTGACGGTCTTTCGTAACGCCGGCTACGACAGCATGGTGCACCGGTTCCACCCTTGCGGTAGCACCTCCACCGGCTGTCCGCACGCGACCTATCGCTACAAAGGCCGCCATGGCAGCCTGGACTACGCGCTGGCCTCGGAAACCCTGGCAGCAAGAGTCATCGGTGCCTGGAGCTGGCCCGTCAATGCCGGAGAACCAGGGGCCCTGGGGTATCAGGGTTCCGTACAGGTCCCCGAAGCCTTTCCCTGGCGGTCCTCCGACCACAACCCGGTAATAACCGATCTCGCTCTCTGA